From the Lolium rigidum isolate FL_2022 chromosome 2, APGP_CSIRO_Lrig_0.1, whole genome shotgun sequence genome, one window contains:
- the LOC124685867 gene encoding pentatricopeptide repeat-containing protein At4g21065-like, with protein sequence MAPPPPSSLPLPAWAAANALFRRHPRLLPLLLPSASFRALLPVLSHCLVSGLAGNPFVASRLLLASSRLSLPFSLLLLSHLPASSLSPFSFNSLIRASPPGPALRLFDQMRRRGVPADTYTLPFLIHACSGGDRPLSQSLHGQAIRLGYTTHLFTQTALMNIYFACGLPAHARSVFDEMKARDVVAWTGMVSGYVDSGMHPQAVQVFQEMRGGEEAVRPNTATLVSVASACAGLGSLEHAKWLHGYVEKAGLKNRVIVTNALMDMYGKCGGLESARALFNLMHEKDLHSWTTIISGLASHGHGKEAVALFFSMREAGVLPDSTTFVVVLSACSHAGLVDEGVCIFSSMESDYKITPDIKHYGCMVDLFSRAGLLSRAYLLIDSMPFQPNLAILGALLSACSVNDELEIGELVLNKIESVCSYKGGAGVLLSNIYANQNLWHEVDSIRRKLRNGAIPRKPPGQSLVATDVPFMSL encoded by the coding sequence atggccccgccgccgccgtcctctctCCCACTTCCGGCATGGGCGGCGGCCAACGCCCTCTTCCGGCGCCACCCCCGCCTtctcccgctcctcctcccttCCGCCTCTTTCCGCGCCCTCCTTCCCGTTCTCTCCCACTGCCTCGTTTCCGGCCTCGCCGGCAACCCCTTCGTCGCCTCccgcctcctcctcgcctcctcgcGCCTCTCCCTccccttctccctcctcctcctctcccaccTCCCCGCCTCCTCCCTCTCGCCCTTCTCCTTCAACTCCCTCATCCGCGCCTCGCCTCCAGGCCCCGCCCTCCGCCTGTTCGACCAGATGCGCCGCCGAGGCGTCCCCGCGGACACCTACACCCTCCCCTTCTTGATCCACGCCTGTTCCGGCGGTGACCGTCCGCTCAGTCAGTCCCTGCACGGGCAAGCCATCCGCCTTGGATACACTACCCATCTCTTTACGCAGACGGCGCTGATGAATATCTACTTTGCATGTGGCTTGCCGGCGCACGCTCGCagcgtgttcgatgaaatgaaggCGAGGGATGTTGTTGCGTGGACTGGCATGGTGTCCGGTTACGTGGACTCTGGGATGCACCCTCAAGCCGTTCAGGTCTTTCAGGAGATGCGTGGCGGTGAGGAAGCTGTACGGCCGAACACGGCCACACTAGTGTCGGTTGCTTCCGCGTGCGCCGGTCTTGGCTCCCTAGAGCATGCCAAGTGGCTGCATGGGTATGTGGAGAAGGCGGGGTTGAAAAACAGGGTGATTGTGACGAATGCCCTGATGGATATGTATGGGAAGTGTGGCGGCTTAGAGTCAGCTCGTGCTCTGTTCAACCTGATGCATGAGAAGGACCTGCATTCATGGACAACCATCATTTCAGGGCTGGCTTCTCATGGGCATGGCAAAGAAGCGGTTGCTTTGTTCTTTAGCATGCGGGAGGCGGGAGTGCTGCCGGATTCGACCACGTTCGTTGTGGTTCTCTCTGCGTGTAGCCATGCTGGGCTGGTGGATGAGGGGGTATGCATCTTCAGTTCCATGGAGAGTGACTACAAGATCACCCCGGATATCAAGCACTATGGTTGCATGGTGGATCTCTTCAGCAGGGCAGGGCTTCTTTCACGTGCTTATCTGCTTATCGACAGCATGCCTTTTCAGCCAAACTTGGCGATTCTCGGAGCATTGCTGAGTGCATGCAGTGTCAATGATGAATTGGAGATTGGGGAACTGGTTCTCAACAAGATCGAGTCTGTTTGCTCCTATAAAGGAGGTGCGGGCGTGCTTCTGTCCAACATATATGCTAACCAGAACCTGTGGCATGAAGTTGATTCCATTAGAAGGAAGTTAAGAAATGGCGCTATTCCCAGAAAGCCACCTGGTCAGAGCTTGGTTGCAACAGATGTTCCTTTCATGAGTTTGTGA
- the LOC124685868 gene encoding uncharacterized protein LOC124685868 isoform X2 has product MSEPERRETSRKAAQLHAAQNHCLCSSQFCFSESNKPKPYDSTAFGTTRFQSFREATTQHKPNKDCFKQSLSTTREIGVPKATEKIPGWRLEYRPTRDIAVGCRFQDAPAAAPLHQLGR; this is encoded by the exons ATGTCGGAGCCAGAAAGGAGAGAAACAAGCAGAAAAGCTGCACAGTTGCACGCAGCACAAAACCACTGTCTCTGCTCTTCTCAGTTTTGCTTCTCTGAATC GAACAAACCAAAGCCATATGACTCTACTGCTTTTGGCACCACCAGGTTTCAGAGTTTTAGAGAAGCAACCACTCAGCACAAACCAAACAAAGATTGCTTTAAGCAATCACTCAGCACCACCAG GGAGATTGGAGTACCAAAAGCAACAGAGAAAATTCCAGGATGGAGATTGGAGTACCGACCAACTCGAGACATTGCAGTGGGTTGCAGATTCCAGGATGCTCCAGCTGCTGCTCCGCTTCATCAACTAGGGCGATGA
- the LOC124685868 gene encoding uncharacterized protein LOC124685868 isoform X1, which yields MSEPERRETSRKAAQLHAAQNHCLCSSQFCFSESNKPKPYDSTAFGTTRFQSFREATTQHKPNKDCFKQSLSTTRFQKLFKGDWSTKSNRENSRMEIGVPTNSRHCSGLQIPGCSSCCSASSTRAMTMSRDGSCGGGDIDRPCIRAFKPIRRPVGEGCMVQDGGMALGWEEKLARRRCPAFFV from the exons ATGTCGGAGCCAGAAAGGAGAGAAACAAGCAGAAAAGCTGCACAGTTGCACGCAGCACAAAACCACTGTCTCTGCTCTTCTCAGTTTTGCTTCTCTGAATC GAACAAACCAAAGCCATATGACTCTACTGCTTTTGGCACCACCAGGTTTCAGAGTTTTAGAGAAGCAACCACTCAGCACAAACCAAACAAAGATTGCTTTAAGCAATCACTCAGCACCACCAGGTTTCAGAAGTTATTTAAG GGAGATTGGAGTACCAAAAGCAACAGAGAAAATTCCAGGATGGAGATTGGAGTACCGACCAACTCGAGACATTGCAGTGGGTTGCAGATTCCAGGATGCTCCAGCTGCTGCTCCGCTTCATCAACTAGGGCGATGACGATGTCTAGGGACGGCTCCTGCGGGGGAGGTGACATCGACCGCCCTTGCATCCGTGCCTTCAAGCCGATAAGGAGGCCGGTGGGAGAAGGTTGCATGGTGCAGGACGGAGGGATGGCTCTAGGGTGGGAGGAGAAGCTTGCCCGCCGGCGCTGTCCTGCTTTTTTTGTTTGA
- the LOC124691208 gene encoding auxin response factor 6-like, whose protein sequence is MESQIPNYPNLPPQLICQLHNATMHADAETDEVYAQMTLQPLSPQELKDPFLPAELGCASKQPTNYFCKTLTASDTSTHGGFSVPRRAAEKVFPPLDFTQQPPVQELVAKDLHGNEWKFRHIFRGQPKRHLLTTGWSVFISAKRLVAGDSVLFIWNDNNQLLLGIRRANRPQTVMPSSVLSSDSMHIGLLAAAAHAASTNSRFTIFYNPRASPTEFVIPLAKYVKAVYHTRISVGMRFRMLFETEESSVRRYMGTITGISDLDPVRWQNSHWRSVKVGWDESTAGERQPRVSLWEIEPLTTYPMYSSPFPMRLKRPWPTGLPSLYGTNDDFGANPGFQSFNFGGLGASPWMQPRVDTSLLGLQPDMYQAISAAGFQNMTKQVSPTLLQFQQPQNIAGRSALLSSQILQQVQPQYQQMHHQHMNDSAIQGHNQSEYLQQQLQRCQSFNGQNPLPPPQQQQESHQQHQSSQCVQTPQHQQMQEQKHSSDFHPGPNALSVFSQFSCNTQSPPSTLQPVSEFSPQQNFQDTNISSISPSDISSMQDTLRPFPSEAGSNLQGVPRATPSPVSDPWSSKRIAVESVIPSRSHANSSHLEQFDSAPSSIPQSSSLAPLPGRECLVDQDGSSDHQNHLLFGVNIDSQSLLMEGGIPSMQDDNGCNASLQDENGSSTIPYSTCNFLSPSQSDFPLNEALTSSGCLDESEYVPFSENSDNVNRLPATFVKVYKSGAFGRLLDITRFSSYHELRSEVGCLFGLESQLEDPVRSGWQLVFVDREDDVLLVGDDPWQEFVNSVSCIKILSPQEVQQMGKQGIELLSSAPARRLGNSCDNYGSRPESRKLGTVEF, encoded by the exons ATGGAGTCCCAGATCCCCAACTATCCTAACCTGCCTCCACAGCTTATATGCCAACTACATAATGCGACCATGCAC GCTGATGCAGAGACAGATGAGGTCTATGCACAGATGACGCTACAGCCACTCAGCCCG CAAGAACTGAAGGACCCATTTCTACCTGCTGAATTGGGCTGTGCAAGCAAACAGCCAACAAATTATTTTTGCAAAACGTTAACTGCAAGCGACACAAGTACACATGGTGGATTCTCCGTTCCCCGCCGAGCAGCGGAGAAGGTGTTTCCTCCATTG GATTTCACTCAGCAGCCTCCAGTACAGGAGTTGGTGGCTAAAGATCTTCATGGCAATGAGTGGAAATTTCGCCATATTTTTCGAG GTCAACCAAAGCGGCATCTTCTAACAACAGGTTGGAGCGTCTTTATAAGTGCGAAGAGACTGGTCGCTGGAGACTCTGTTCTCTTTATTTG GAATGACAACAATCAGCTGCTTCTAGGAATTCGTCGAGCAAATAGGCCACAAACTGTCATGCCATCATCAGTATTGTCTAGTGACAGCATGCATATTGGTCTTCTCGCTGCAGCTGCTCATGCTGCATCTACAAATAGCCGCTTCACTATTTTCTATAATCCAAG AGCAAGCCCTACGGAGTTCGTTATACCATTGGCTAAGTATGTAAAAGCAGTTTACCATACTCGCATATCTGTGGGCATGCGTTTCCGAATGCTTTTTGAGACAGAAGAATCCAGTGTTAGGCG ATACATGGGAACAATTACAGGAATAAGCGACCTTGATCCTGTTCGTTGGCAAAACTCACACTGGCGTTCTGTAAAG GTTGGATGGGATGAGTCAACTGCTGGAGAGAGGCAACCAAGGGTGTCTCTGTGGGAGATTGAGCCTCTGACAACTTACCCAATGTATTCATCTCCTTTTCCTATGCGACTGAAGCGTCCGTGGCCAACAGGATTGCCTTCCTTATATGGTACAAATGACGATTTTGGTGCAAACCCAGGTTTCCAATCATTCAACTTTGGTGGACTTGGTGCAAGTCCTTGGATGCAGCCAAGGGTGGATACTTCCCTACTTGGCCTGCAACCTGACATGTACCAAGCAATATCAGCAGCAGGTTTTCAGAACATGACGAAGCAAGTATCGCCGACATTATTGCAGTTCCAGCAGCCTCAGAACATTGCTGGTAGATCTGCTCTTCTATCTAGTCAGATTCTGCAACAAGTACAGCCTCAGTATCAGCAGATGCACCACCAACACATGAATGATAGTGCAATCCAAGGCCATAATCAGTCTGAGTACCTCCAGCAACAGCTTCAGCGCTGCCAATCATTTAATGGGCAGAaccctctgccgccgccgcagcagcagcaagaaTCACACCAGCAGCATCAGTCATCACAGTGTGTGCAAACACCACAGCATCAACAAATGCAAGAACAGAAGCACTCGTCTGACTTTCATCCGGGACCAAATGCATTATCGGTCTTCTCTCAGTTTTCCTGTAACACTCAATCTCCTCCTTCCACATTGCAGCCAGTTTCAGAATTCTCACCACAGCAAAACTTTCAGGACACAAATATAAGCTCTATTTCTCCATCGGATATCTCGTCCATGCAGGACACGTTGAGACCATTTCCTTCAGAAGCCGGTTCAAACCTCCAAGGTGTGCCAAGAGCCACCCCTTCACCTGTCTCTGACCCATGGTCATCTAAGCGGATTGCGGTGGAGTCTGTGATCCCTTCCCGGTCTCATGCCAATTCATCGCACCTTGAACAGTTCGATTCAGCCCCTTCTAGTATACCACAAAGCTCTTCATTAGCACCATTGCCTGGAAGAGAGTGTTTGGTGGATCAAGATGGGAGTTCTGATCATCAAAATCACCTCTTGTTTGGTGTTAATATAGACTCTCAGTCACTTTTGATGGAAGGTGGCATTCCCAGCATGCAGGATGACAATGGTTGCAATGCAAGCCTTCAGGATGAAAATGGTTCAAGCACGATTCCATATTCTACCTGCAATTTCCTGAGCCCTTCTCAAAGTGATTTTCCTTTGAATGAAGCATTAACTAGTTCGGGCTGCTTAGATGAATCAGAATATGTGCCATTTTCGGAAAATTCTGATAACGTAAATCGACTGCCTGCTACTTTCGTGAAG GTTTACAAATCTGGAGCCTTTGGAAGGTTGCTTGACATCACTAGATTTAGCAGCTATCATGAACTTCGTAGTGAGGTAGGGTGCCTATTTGGCCTTGAGAGCCAGTTGGAGGACCCTGTGAGATCAGGCTGGCAGCTTGTATTTGTTGACAGGGAGGATGATGTCCTTCTAGTTGGTGATGACCCGTGGCA GGAATTTGTGAACAGCGTATCGTGCATAAAGATACTCTCTCCGCAGGAGGTACAGCAGATGGGGAAGCAGGGCATCGAGCTCTTGAGTTCAGCTCCTGCTAGGAGGCTCGGCAACAGTTGCGATAACTACGGTAGCAGGCCAGAATCGAGAAAGCTGGGCACTGTCGAGTTCTGA
- the LOC124689139 gene encoding agamous-like MADS-box protein AGL62: MENAAEKGGGDGEEGGRRRKLTQGRKKIPMERIEDAKRLQVCFSKRRNGLVKKAFELSVLCGAQVGLIVFSPAGKPYTYGHGSLEAVLDRLVDPYASCPAPNTEEAAAKATRQMELRELLRKEEDLIKARDAELRRGEELEAKMRAAGVRIDGDLRGWELPELHAALGALERVQAEAAVRAHEIFAQEDMMQQCPGGGSLFGYLGSGPSCTPDASGSHEEEAMDTTMKLMEVGAGNNLFDYLGCSGSFTDDSGTGSHALTLDTTMRLRGSLYHYDCSAPFATTYGADGGHDGMVDTTMKLMGGDVGHALAPMVLPSPPPLPLHFNHGYGYNNLSAGYGYFQGDNGPFYHRENWLFTQNFTSLGSSTQSSLYIGKITSKDLRVKKELHQDPN; this comes from the coding sequence ATGGAGAATGCGGCTGAgaagggcggcggcgacggggaggagggagggaggaggaggaagctgacGCAGGGGCGGAAGAAGATCCCGATGGAGCGCATCGAGGACGCCAAGAGGCTGCAGGTCTGCTTCTCCAAGCGCCGCAACGGCCTCGTCAAGAAGGCCTTCGAGCTCTCTGTGCTCTGCGGCGCGCAGGTGGGGCTCATCGTCTTCTCCCCCGCCGGCAAGCCCTACACCTACGGCCACGGCTCCCTGGAAGCCGTCCtcgaccgcctcgtcgacccttacGCCTCCTGCCCCGCCCCTAACACGGAGGAGGCTGCGGCAAAGGCGACGCGCCAGATGGAGCTGCGCGAGCTCCTCCGCAAGGAGGAGGACCTGATCAAGGCCCGCGACGCGGAGCTACGCAggggggaggagctggaggcgaaGATGCGCGCGGCCGGCGTCCGGATCGACGGCGACTTGCGTGGCTGGGAGCTGCCGGAGCTGCATGCCGCTCTTGGCGCGCTCGAGAGGGTCCAGGCGGAGGCCGCGGTGCGGGCGCACGAGATCTTCGCCCAGGAGGACATGATGCAGCAGTGCCCCGGCGGCGGCAGCCTCTTCGGCTACCTCGGATCCGGTCCTTCCTGCACGCCCGATGCCTCTGGCAGCCATGAGGAGGAAGCCATGGACACCACGATGAAACTGATGGAGGTCGGCGCCGGCAACAACCTCTTCGACTACCTCGGCTGCTCTGGTTCCTTCACCGACGACAGCGGCACCGGCAGCCATGCGTTGACCCTGGACACTACGATGAGGCTGCGCGGCAGCCTGTATCACTACGACTGCTCCGCCCCGTTCGCGACGACCTACGGCGCCGACGGCGGCCATGATGGCATGGTCGATACCACGATGAAGCTGATGGGCGGTGACGTCGGCCATGCGCTCGCGCCGATGGTGCTACCGTCGCcgccacctcttcctctgcatttCAACCATGGCTATGGCTACAACAACCTTAGCGCGGGCTATGGCTACTTCCAAGGAGATAATGGCCCCTTCTACCACCGGGAGAATTGGTTATTTACCCAAAACTTCACCAGCCTTGGATCATCTACCCAAAGTTCATTGTACATTGGTAAAATAACCAGCAAGGACTTGAGAGTAAAAAAAGAACTACATCAGGACCCTAATTAG